A stretch of the bacterium SCSIO 12827 genome encodes the following:
- the groL gene encoding chaperonin GroEL (60 kDa chaperone family; promotes refolding of misfolded polypeptides especially under stressful conditions; forms two stacked rings of heptamers to form a barrel-shaped 14mer; ends can be capped by GroES; misfolded proteins enter the barrel where they are refolded when GroES binds), whose product MAAKEVKFHGDARARLLKGVDTLANAVKVTLGPKGRNVVIDKSFGAPRITKDGVTVAKEIELTDKFENMGAQMIKEVASKTNDLAGDGTTTATVLAQAIVREGAKAVAAGMNPMDLKRGVDMAVEAVVADVKKRSHAVKTNEEVAQVGTISANGDRSIGDIIAEAMQRVGNEGVITVEEAKSLETELDVVEGMQFDRGYSSPYFVTNTDKMACELENPYILIHEKKLSNLQAMLPVLEAVVQAGKPLLIIAEDIEGEALATLVVNKLRGGLKVAAVKAPGFGDRRKAMLEDIAILTKGQVISEDLGIKLENVTLDMLGTAKKVSITKDDTTVVDGAGSKKEIEARCDQIRAQIEDTTSDYDREKLQERLAKLAGGVAVIKVGGATEVEVKEKKDRVDDALHATRAAVEEGIIAGGGTALLYAVNALKKLEPENNDQQVGIDIVRRALQAPVRQIAENAGFDGAVVAGKLMDQKDTNWGFNAQTGEYQNLVKNGIVDPTKVVRTALQDASSVAGLLITTEAMVAEKPEPKKDASAGAGMPDMGGMDF is encoded by the coding sequence ATGGCTGCGAAAGAAGTGAAGTTTCATGGTGACGCGCGGGCGCGTCTTCTCAAGGGTGTCGATACCCTGGCCAACGCCGTCAAGGTGACCCTCGGCCCCAAGGGCCGTAACGTCGTCATCGACAAGTCCTTCGGTGCGCCGCGCATCACCAAGGACGGCGTCACCGTCGCCAAGGAAATCGAACTGACCGACAAGTTCGAGAACATGGGCGCCCAGATGATCAAGGAAGTGGCGTCCAAGACCAACGACCTGGCCGGTGACGGGACCACCACCGCGACCGTTCTGGCCCAGGCCATCGTCCGTGAGGGTGCGAAGGCCGTGGCCGCCGGCATGAACCCGATGGATCTGAAGCGCGGCGTCGACATGGCCGTCGAGGCCGTCGTCGCCGACGTCAAGAAGCGGTCCCACGCCGTCAAGACCAACGAGGAAGTCGCCCAGGTCGGCACCATTTCCGCCAACGGCGACCGGTCCATCGGCGACATCATCGCCGAAGCCATGCAGCGGGTCGGCAACGAAGGCGTCATCACCGTGGAAGAGGCCAAGAGCCTGGAAACGGAACTGGACGTGGTCGAAGGCATGCAGTTCGACCGGGGCTATTCCTCGCCCTATTTCGTGACCAACACGGACAAGATGGCGTGCGAGTTGGAAAACCCCTACATCCTGATCCACGAGAAGAAACTGTCCAACCTGCAGGCCATGCTGCCGGTCCTGGAGGCGGTGGTGCAGGCGGGCAAGCCGCTTCTGATCATCGCCGAGGACATCGAAGGCGAAGCGCTGGCGACCCTGGTCGTCAACAAGCTGCGTGGTGGCCTGAAGGTCGCCGCCGTCAAGGCGCCGGGCTTCGGTGACCGCCGCAAGGCCATGCTGGAAGACATCGCCATCCTGACCAAGGGCCAGGTGATCTCCGAAGACTTGGGCATCAAGCTGGAGAACGTGACCCTCGACATGCTGGGCACGGCCAAGAAGGTGTCCATCACCAAGGACGACACCACCGTCGTCGACGGCGCCGGGTCGAAGAAGGAGATCGAAGCCCGCTGCGATCAGATCCGGGCGCAGATCGAGGACACCACCTCGGACTACGACCGCGAGAAGCTGCAGGAACGTCTGGCCAAGTTGGCCGGCGGTGTCGCGGTGATCAAGGTCGGCGGCGCCACCGAGGTCGAGGTGAAGGAGAAGAAGGACCGCGTCGACGACGCCCTTCACGCGACCCGCGCGGCCGTCGAGGAAGGCATCATCGCTGGCGGCGGCACGGCCCTGCTTTATGCCGTCAACGCACTCAAGAAGCTGGAACCGGAAAACAACGACCAGCAGGTCGGCATCGACATCGTCCGCCGCGCCCTGCAGGCCCCGGTGCGGCAGATCGCGGAAAACGCCGGCTTCGACGGCGCCGTGGTTGCCGGCAAGCTGATGGATCAGAAGGACACCAACTGGGGCTTCAACGCCCAGACCGGTGAATACCAGAACCTGGTCAAGAACGGCATCGTCGATCCAACCAAGGTGGTGCGCACGGCGCTGCAGGACGCGTCCTCCGTCGCCGGCCTGCTGATCACCACGGAAGCCATGGTCGCCGAAAAGCCCGAACCCAAGAAAGACGCGAGTGCGGGCGCCGGCATGCCGGACATGGGCGGCATGGACTTCTAA
- the groES gene encoding co-chaperone GroES: protein MFKPLHDRVLVRRIEQDEKTKGGIIIPDTAKEKPMEGEIIAVGSGHKAEDGTVTPLDVQAGDRVLFGKWSGTEVTLDGEELLIMKESDILGIIDGAQTAKTKKAA, encoded by the coding sequence ATGTTCAAACCTCTTCACGACCGGGTTCTCGTCCGCCGCATCGAACAGGACGAAAAAACCAAGGGCGGGATCATCATCCCCGATACGGCCAAGGAAAAGCCCATGGAGGGCGAGATCATCGCCGTCGGCTCGGGCCACAAGGCCGAGGACGGCACGGTCACGCCGCTGGACGTCCAAGCCGGTGACCGGGTCCTGTTCGGCAAGTGGTCGGGCACGGAAGTAACCCTCGACGGCGAGGAACTTCTGATCATGAAGGAATCGGACATCCTGGGCATCATCGACGGCGCCCAGACCGCGAAGACCAAGAAGGCCGCCTAA
- a CDS encoding usg protein, whose product MSLEVQLSGYRLTTAEITYRRPDHLHLLQDYIWQDMDMAPDFPVLRRFLEFWENNLEGPLHSVRVASVALVKPAEFRLVGGMMRLH is encoded by the coding sequence ATGTCTTTGGAAGTGCAGCTTTCGGGGTATCGGCTGACCACGGCCGAAATCACCTATCGGCGGCCGGATCATCTTCACCTTCTTCAGGACTACATCTGGCAGGACATGGACATGGCGCCGGACTTTCCCGTGCTGCGCCGGTTCCTGGAATTCTGGGAAAACAATCTGGAGGGCCCGCTGCATTCCGTGCGCGTCGCCTCGGTGGCTTTGGTCAAGCCGGCGGAATTTCGTCTTGTCGGGGGGATGATGCGCCTGCATTAG